In Chlorogloeopsis sp. ULAP01, the genomic window CAGGCATAGGAATAAAAGTGTCTTTTCACAAGAGCAGCTTAACTTATGAAAAGCTAGCACAAAAAGTACACTAAAAGATAAAAAATTTTGAGTTAGGAAGAAGAAGATTAATGAATAATTCGATTCAGCTACCAAAAAAATTAATGTTACTAGGTTCGGGAGAACTTGGTAAAGAATTTGTAATTGCTGCTCAACGTCTTGGTAATTATATAATTGCCGTTGACCGTTACCCTCATGCTCCGGCAATGCAAGTTGCAGACTGCTCAGAAGTTATTTCCATGTTAAATGCAGAAGACTTGGAAAGAATTGTGAGCAAGTATCAGCCAGATTTTATCATTCCAGAAATTGAAGCAATTAGAACAGAAAAATTGTTGGAATTTGAACAACGAGGGATTACAGTTATCCCGACGGCAGCCGCAACCAACTATACGATGAATCGGGATAGAATTAGAGAATTAGCACATCAACAATTAGGCATTAGGACTGCTAAATATGGTTACGCCTCTACCCTAGAAGAATTAATCGCTATTTCCAAAGAAATTGGATTTCCTAATGTTGTCAAACCTGTGATGTCCTCTTCTGGAAAAGGTCAATCTGTAGTTAAAGATAGCATGGAAGTTGAGAAAGCTTGGAACTATGCGATCGCAGGTTCGCGAGGTGACAGTCAAAAAGTAATTGTTGAAGAATTTATAGATTTTGAAATTGAGATTACTTTGCTAACTATTAAACAGTGGAATGCCCCGACTATTTTTTGTCCTCCGATTGGGCATCGTCAAGAAAGAGGAGATTATCAAGAATCTTGGCAACCAGCCGAGATTTCGACAGAAATGATTTCACAAGCGCAATCAATAGCGAAAAAAGTTACTGATGCTTTGGGAGGTGCTGGAATTTTTGGAGTTGAGTTTTTTATCACTAAAGATGAAGTTATTTTTTCTGAACTTTCACCTCGCCCCCATGATACAGGAATGGTAACTTTAATTTCGCAAAATTTGAATGAATTTGAATTGCATTTAAGAGCTATTTTAGGTTTGCCTATTCCCCATATAGAACAATTAGGATTTTCGGCTAGTGCTGTAATCTTAGCCTCGGCAAAATCAGATTCAATAGTGTATACAGGTGTGGCTGAGGCTTTATCAGAACAAGATGTAGATATCAAGCTATTTGGTAAACCTAATGCTCACCCTTACCGAAGGATGGGAGTAGCTTTGGCTAAGGGCAGCAACATAAAAGAAGCAACAGAAAAAGCGATAAGAGCCGCCAAGAAAATCAAATTACTATAAAATGTCTATTTGGCTATTGTTTGTGCGATCGCAAAGTTGATATTAATACAGTGGGTGCCATAGAGAATTTTTAGCCACTTTCTAGCTCAGTCATGCTACAGCCACAATAT contains:
- the purT gene encoding formate-dependent phosphoribosylglycinamide formyltransferase, with amino-acid sequence MNNSIQLPKKLMLLGSGELGKEFVIAAQRLGNYIIAVDRYPHAPAMQVADCSEVISMLNAEDLERIVSKYQPDFIIPEIEAIRTEKLLEFEQRGITVIPTAAATNYTMNRDRIRELAHQQLGIRTAKYGYASTLEELIAISKEIGFPNVVKPVMSSSGKGQSVVKDSMEVEKAWNYAIAGSRGDSQKVIVEEFIDFEIEITLLTIKQWNAPTIFCPPIGHRQERGDYQESWQPAEISTEMISQAQSIAKKVTDALGGAGIFGVEFFITKDEVIFSELSPRPHDTGMVTLISQNLNEFELHLRAILGLPIPHIEQLGFSASAVILASAKSDSIVYTGVAEALSEQDVDIKLFGKPNAHPYRRMGVALAKGSNIKEATEKAIRAAKKIKLL